The Methanothrix sp. DNA window CTGGTGTACGCGGGTGGAGACGACGTCCTCGCGATGCTGCCTGTTGAAAGAGCGATGAGCTGCGCGTACAGGCTCTCTGTCAGTTTCGCGGAGTCGTTCGAAGCTCAGGGGATGGAGGCGACCATATCAGCGGGATTGGTCTTCGCCAGCCATCGCGTGCCGCTCCGCTCTGTTATGCGAGAGGCGCACTCCATCCTGGACGATATAGCGAAGGATGAGAACGGCAGGGGAAGCATGGCTGTCAGCGTCCTCAAGGGCAGCGGCAGGTACTGCAGATGGGTCAGCTCCTGGAAGGGTGCTGTATCTCCAGAGAACGAGGTCGTTCTGGAGCGGCTGGCGAAGAATCTCTCAGAGAAACCTGACGGCATAGAGGCGTCGAGCTCATTCTTCTACAAGTCGAGAGAGCTGCTGCTCATGCTCTCAGGCGAACATCGATGGAGCCCGGGAATGTTCTTCGATCTCTCTCGTCTCGAAGGACTGGATATCAAGGCGCTCCTGCAGGCAGAGTACCTCAACGCACTGGAGCACAGCTCTGAGATAACAGCGGATGTTCGCGAGAGCGCGAGTGAATACGTGAGGGGGCTTCTTTCTGTGAGCTGTAGGCACCGGGGCCCTGAGCATGAGGGGGCAACTGGCAAGGAGATCTGCGCGGATGGCATGCTGCTTGTGAAGTTCCTGTCACAGAAGGGGGTTCAGGAATGATGTATCTCAGAATCACCCCGGTGGATTCCTGGTTCTTCAGGGACGGAAGGCCGTTCCATCTGGGAGAGGCGACATCAGACGTTGGGGGGCTCTTTCCCCCAAGCGCGTTCACTGTGGTCGGAGCGATAAGGGCGCACCTCGCCCGGAGCATGGGCTGGCGTGAAGGGAAGTGGAGTGAAGAGATCTGCAGGGTGCTCGGGGATGGGTATGATCTGGCTGGTCTCAGGTTCAGGGGACCGCTGCTCTGCAGGGAGGGAGATCGCGGTCCCGAGATGCTGTATCCAGCGCCGCTGAACCTACTCGGGAAGAGGAACGACAGCGGGTACGAGATGAGGCTACTCCGTCCCGGGGAGGAGGTGGAGTGCGATCTTGGAAGGGTCAGGCTTCCCACAGCGGAGAAAATCGATGGCATGAAGCAGCTGTCAGGATACGTAAATGGAGATCAGCTGAAACAGGTATTGAGGGGAGAGGTTCCGGAGGGACGGGTGATCCCGAGGAAGGAGTTATGTGGGACGGAGTACGCTGTCGGTCTTGAGAGAGAAAGGGATACAAGAACAGCTAAGGAAGCGCATCTTTACTCGATAAACAGGATCAGGCTTGTGCGCGGAGTGCATCTGATCATGGGCATTGAGGGGATCGATGAGGGCCTCCTGGAAAAGCTGGACGGCGCGGTGATGCCCATCGGCGGAGAGGGGCGGATGGGGTGTGTCGAGATGCTCAGCCCAGGAAAAGGCGTCTCTGAGATCAGGCAGGAGATCGGGCCGATCGACGGACGGGTCAGATTCACGCTGGTGCATATCACCCCGGCGTTTCTGGGGAGGTGGCCCCGTCCGGGAGAGAGCATTCCCGGGGTTCCTGGGGAGGTTGTATCAGCCTGCGTGGGGCGAGCCCTTCGCATCGGTGGCTGGGATTCTGTTAACAGGAGACCTGTGGAGCTCAAGCCGTTCATTCCACCGGGATCCGTCTGGTTCTGCGAGGCTGAGGCGGATGAGCTGAACGATGTTATGAGCGTGAGCAGGATAGGAGAGTACACAGGATTTGGTTTTGGAGAGATTGCTCTAGGCATTTGGTGAGGTTGGAGATCATGAGAGGCATGATGCTCGGCATGCTTGCCGAAACCCACATACATTCAGGAGCAGGCAGGTCTGAGGGTTTTGTGGATCTGCCTGTGGCGAGAGAGGCTGTGACCAGCTATCCGGTAATAGCTGGATCCAGTCTGAAAGGCGCGCTGAGGGACGCTGCCAGAGAGAGAGGGATGGACGAATCGATTTTCGGCGACCAGGACAGGGCGGGAGATGTGCTGGTATCCGACGCCAGGCTTCTCCTCCTTCCGGTGAGGAGCCTCACCGGATCTTACAGGTGGGTCACCTGTCCACACATCCTGGAGAGGCTGAGCAGGGACATGAGGCTCTGCGGCATATCTGATGGATTTGAGGGAGCGAGCGTTGAAAGGGGTAAAGCCTGCTGCACCGACGATCTAAATCAGATCTTTCTGGAGGAGAGGGAGTTCCAGAGATCTAACGGGATAGATGGTGCGCTGATTGATGCTCTGAAGAAGATGGTGCCTCACAAGCAGACCGCATCCAGGCTCGAGAGGCAGCTTGTGATCATCAGCGATGATGATTTCGGGTGGTTTGCCAGCTATGGCCTGCCTGTGATCGCCAGAAACAAGCTGGATGACAACAAGAAGAGCAAGAACCTCTGGTACGAGGAGGCGCTAGCTCCAGACACCCTGATGTATGCGATGGTATTCGAGCGCAAGGATGGTGCGCTGGGCAAAGTGCAGTCTATGTTCGAGACGAAACCCTACCTCCAGCTCGGCGGGAACGAGACCGTGGGGATGGGGTGGTTTGCTGTGAAGATCCAGAAGCAGGGTGAGGGGAGATGAGTGAGAGGAGTCTGGAGCAGGAGCGTGCGAAACATGCGCTGGAGGCTGTGAACTCCATCAGGGGTAAAAGCTGGGCGGGCAAATTCCGAAGCTACGTGGAGCGCCTGCCTCCTGCCATAGTGATGAACGGCCTGGGCCAGGCGATGGCTGGCGAGCTTGCAGCTGCGGGCAGGGCGGAGGAGATGAGTGATGACAAAAAAGCCCATAACAAGCTCTACGAGCTGGTCGCGGGCTGGATTCGCACGAGGAGAATCTACTCAGCTGAGGAGAATCTGATGAAGGCGATTGTTGATGGCGATCAGAAGCAGTACGTTCTCGCCCAGGCTGAGGCGCTGGCGTACCTTGAATGGCTGAAGAAGTTCAGCCAGGCCTTCCTGGAGAAGGATAAGGAGGCGTGATCATGCCACTGCCTCTTTACAGAACCATTTCTGAGCCCAAGTGTGTGGAAGGAAACGCAGGGCTCTGGTACGACAAGTTCTGCGACATGTGGAACGATGATTTCAACAGCCTGGGGGATAACGGCAAGAAGGAGTGGATCAGGACTGTTGTGAGGAATGTGGGAGATGAGGCTCTCCTCAGGGAGATCAAGGAGCGTGTGATCTCCCTGATCTCAAATTCGGGCGGAAAGGCCATGCTCTTCAGGACCACCGCGCCGTTCGTCACAGGCCTCGGGAGGAGCCATCCTGTGGAGAACGGCTTCGCGTGGCACCACACGCTCGGCGTCCCATACCTTCCTGGCTCATCTGTTAAGGGAATTGTGAGGGCCTGGGCGCGGCTGTGGAGGAATCTGGACAACGGGGAGATCCGCAGGATCTTCGGACCGGATGGCGCAGGCAGTGTGGGATCCGTTATCTTCCTGGACGCCATGCCGGTCAGACCTGTGGAGCTGAAGGCGGAGATAATGACGCCTCACTACGGGCCGTACTACAGAGGTGATAAACCTCCAGAGGGCTGGCCTGCTGACTGGCACAGCCCTGTGCCGATACCGTTCCTCGCTGTCGCTGAGGGCCAGGAGTTCCTCTTTGGGGTGATTCCGAGAAAAGAAGCCACTCAGGACTGCGAGAAGGTGATCGGATGGCTCAAAGAGGCACTGCAGGAGATCGGCGCGGGCGCAAAGACCGCAGTCGGATACGGCAGGTTCGCCTGCATCGAAGCAGAGACCCCAGAGGAAGCGGCGCCAGAGCCCATGACACCGGGGCGCGAGTGGCTGGAGAAGCTCGCCGAAGAAATGGGAAAGAGCGTGGAGGAGATTTTCAAAACCGACCACAAGATGTTATTTGATAGCTGGAACAAAATCGAGAATGCGGAGCTGAAGCGTGCAGTCTTTCAAGAGATAAAAAGGACGTATCAAACTAAAGGATGGTGGGATAACCCACTCACGAATAATATGAAAAAGACACTGAGTAAGTACAAGGAGTACGAGACAAAGGAGATTGAGGGATGAAAGCGATGCTCTGTCTTATCAGTGAGCAGCACGTGCCGAACCTGCTGGGCGTTCACGAGCTGCGGCCGGATCTCCTCGTGCTGCTTGAGACCGAGGGGATGAAAAGGAGGGAGGCTGCAAACAGATTCCTGAAAGCCCTTGCGATCGGAGGTCAGGATTACATCACAAGAAATGAGATCGTGTCGCTGGAGGATGGTGACTCAATAGAGGAGACTGAGAGGGCGCTGAAAGGGGTCTATGAGAGATACAGAGATGCGGAGTGGATCGTGAACATCACAGGCGGCACGAAGCCGATGAGCATAGGGGCATACGGGTTTTTCAGGCAAAAGAAGAATGCCAGGATAATCTATGTCTCCGCGTCTGACCAGTCGAGGGCGCTGGACTTCTCGGGTGGAGCGGACATACCTCTGAGCCACAGGATATCTGTGGCTGAGTTCCTCGCAGGCTACGGCTTTGACGTTCTCAATTACAGCAAGATCAGGGAGAACGAGGGGCGGAGCGAGAGGTGGCTTGGTCTTGCAGCGGAGATCGCGGCGAGGAGCCAGAATGGCGCCATTCTCGGGCTTCTCGCGAATTTATCGAGGATATCGAACGAGCGGAGGGGCAGGGACAGGGGACTCAAGATCTCAGAATCAGATGGTCTATTTCTGAACGATGGTCATCTGCGTGAGATGATCGCTTCGAGCTTTGGTCTGGCATGTGATGGTGGGCATTTCACAGGCGCCCTGGATAAATACGCTGTCAGGTTCCTCACAGGCGGCTGGCTTGAGGTCTTCACATGGGGGTTGCTGAGGGGGCTTGATCGTGTCTGGGATGTGCATCTCGGTTTGCAGATTGGAATGAAGAACGAGAAGCTCCAGAACGATCTGGATGTTGTGTTCATGACAGATCAGTCCCTCAGGATCGTGGAGTGCAAGAGCGGCGGGCAGGAGCACGACAGGGAGGGGAGTGATACGCTGTACAAGATTGAGGCGATACGGAAGCAGCTCGGAGCACTTCGTGTTCGATCCTATCTTGTCACGACCTCTGATAACGTGATCGATTCCGAGACCGGTAATATCAAGGAGCATCTGGAGGACAGATCGAGGCTCTATGAGTGCAACATTGTGAAGCCTGAAGATGTTCGCAGTCTTGCGCAGATGTACCTCGCAGGTGACGTGCGGCTGAACGCGAGGGTTGCGCAGGTCTTCAACATACGGCAGGCGGTTTGATGGAGAGCGTTGTCTTCTACCACATCGGGGTCGAGTCGCCGATCGCGCCGGATGAACCGCTGCCGCCGCTGCCGCCCATCCCGCGGGGTGCGCTTGTCGTCGTGGAGGGGCGTGCGCCGATCTGGAGATACGGTCTCGCCCTTCATCGCCTCCACGGCTCTCCCGCGGGGGCGATCGCGGTTTTTGACCCCCGACTCGGCGCGGTCGTCGTCGCGTCGCACACACCTGCGTACAGGCCTGGGCAGGTGGTCGATGTGACGCCGCCTTAGCCGCGCGTTTGTTTCAATCCTTGTTTTCCTGGAACTCGCTCTTCGACATCGGACCCGTGTTTATTTCCACCAGAATAATATATGTTTCAATCCTTGTTTTCCTGGAACTCGCTCTTCGACGCTCTGACTGGTGTCAAGAAATTAGTTTTGATCGAGTTTCAATCCTTGTTTTCCTGGAACTCGCTCTTCGACCCGAATGCAATTTTATTTTCGACCGATGGAAGATGTTTCAATCCTTGTTTTCCTGGAACTCGCTCTTCGACACGAGGGCCGCTGCCAGTCGATATCAATGCCATTCGGGAGGTTTCAATCCTTGTTTTCCTGGAACTCGCTCTTCGACAATGCGCGGGGCGTGTTCCGGCAGCTGCCTGTCGAGGAAGACAGTTTCAATCCTTGTTTTCCTGGAACTCGCTCTTCGACAGAAGGTGAGCTGAATGGTGTATACTAAGACAACCTGTTTCAATCCTTGTTTTCCTGGAACTCGCTCTTCGACTGTGATGGAACGAACGGAACGCCTGACCTTCGAAAGTTTCAATCCTTGTTTTCCTGGAACTCGCTCTTCGACCTGCCGATCCCTTCCAAATGCAAATTGCCCCGACAGGGTTTCAATCCTTGTTTTCCTGGAACTCGCTCTTCGACGATGTTGGGGGAGTCTGGAGCGAATTCGTTAACACGAGTTTCAATCCTTGTTTTCCTGGAACTCGCTCTTCGACTATACACCATTTGGTTTTCACCTCACAACTTCATTAGTTTCAATCCTTGTTTTCCTGGAACTCGCTCTTCGACCATTTCAACCCCACTGCCAAAAGGGCTGAGATCAGCGAGTTTCAATCCTTGTTTTCCTGGAACTCGCTCTTCGACACTATTCGAGAAGTGCGAATCTAAATTCGCTATCTGGTTTCAATCCTTGTTTTCCTGGAACTCGCTCTTCGACGATGACGCCGGATCTGCAACTCAGGGTACATCCTGAGAGTTTCAATCCTTGTTTTCCTGGAACTCGCTCTTCGACAGTCGGCGGCTCGTTACGAAACACCACCGGATAGTAAGTTTCAATCCTTGTTTTCCTGGAACTCGCTCTTCGACTGATGTGCTGCCCGTTGAAAAAATCGCCAGCGA harbors:
- a CDS encoding type III-B CRISPR module-associated protein Cmr3; amino-acid sequence: MYLRITPVDSWFFRDGRPFHLGEATSDVGGLFPPSAFTVVGAIRAHLARSMGWREGKWSEEICRVLGDGYDLAGLRFRGPLLCREGDRGPEMLYPAPLNLLGKRNDSGYEMRLLRPGEEVECDLGRVRLPTAEKIDGMKQLSGYVNGDQLKQVLRGEVPEGRVIPRKELCGTEYAVGLERERDTRTAKEAHLYSINRIRLVRGVHLIMGIEGIDEGLLEKLDGAVMPIGGEGRMGCVEMLSPGKGVSEIRQEIGPIDGRVRFTLVHITPAFLGRWPRPGESIPGVPGEVVSACVGRALRIGGWDSVNRRPVELKPFIPPGSVWFCEAEADELNDVMSVSRIGEYTGFGFGEIALGIW
- the crn3 gene encoding CRISPR-associated ring nuclease Crn3/Csx3, coding for MESVVFYHIGVESPIAPDEPLPPLPPIPRGALVVVEGRAPIWRYGLALHRLHGSPAGAIAVFDPRLGAVVVASHTPAYRPGQVVDVTPP
- the cmr5 gene encoding type III-B CRISPR module-associated protein Cmr5, producing MSERSLEQERAKHALEAVNSIRGKSWAGKFRSYVERLPPAIVMNGLGQAMAGELAAAGRAEEMSDDKKAHNKLYELVAGWIRTRRIYSAEENLMKAIVDGDQKQYVLAQAEALAYLEWLKKFSQAFLEKDKEA
- the cmr6 gene encoding type III-B CRISPR module RAMP protein Cmr6, yielding MPLPLYRTISEPKCVEGNAGLWYDKFCDMWNDDFNSLGDNGKKEWIRTVVRNVGDEALLREIKERVISLISNSGGKAMLFRTTAPFVTGLGRSHPVENGFAWHHTLGVPYLPGSSVKGIVRAWARLWRNLDNGEIRRIFGPDGAGSVGSVIFLDAMPVRPVELKAEIMTPHYGPYYRGDKPPEGWPADWHSPVPIPFLAVAEGQEFLFGVIPRKEATQDCEKVIGWLKEALQEIGAGAKTAVGYGRFACIEAETPEEAAPEPMTPGREWLEKLAEEMGKSVEEIFKTDHKMLFDSWNKIENAELKRAVFQEIKRTYQTKGWWDNPLTNNMKKTLSKYKEYETKEIEG
- the cmr4 gene encoding type III-B CRISPR module RAMP protein Cmr4; this translates as MRGMMLGMLAETHIHSGAGRSEGFVDLPVAREAVTSYPVIAGSSLKGALRDAARERGMDESIFGDQDRAGDVLVSDARLLLLPVRSLTGSYRWVTCPHILERLSRDMRLCGISDGFEGASVERGKACCTDDLNQIFLEEREFQRSNGIDGALIDALKKMVPHKQTASRLERQLVIISDDDFGWFASYGLPVIARNKLDDNKKSKNLWYEEALAPDTLMYAMVFERKDGALGKVQSMFETKPYLQLGGNETVGMGWFAVKIQKQGEGR
- a CDS encoding DUF1887 family CARF protein; translated protein: MKAMLCLISEQHVPNLLGVHELRPDLLVLLETEGMKRREAANRFLKALAIGGQDYITRNEIVSLEDGDSIEETERALKGVYERYRDAEWIVNITGGTKPMSIGAYGFFRQKKNARIIYVSASDQSRALDFSGGADIPLSHRISVAEFLAGYGFDVLNYSKIRENEGRSERWLGLAAEIAARSQNGAILGLLANLSRISNERRGRDRGLKISESDGLFLNDGHLREMIASSFGLACDGGHFTGALDKYAVRFLTGGWLEVFTWGLLRGLDRVWDVHLGLQIGMKNEKLQNDLDVVFMTDQSLRIVECKSGGQEHDREGSDTLYKIEAIRKQLGALRVRSYLVTTSDNVIDSETGNIKEHLEDRSRLYECNIVKPEDVRSLAQMYLAGDVRLNARVAQVFNIRQAV